In one Bacillus thuringiensis genomic region, the following are encoded:
- a CDS encoding formate/nitrite transporter family protein: MAFHKPEQIAELVIEAGVQKVRQTLPAMLILGFLGGAFIAIGFLLNIRVLGNLPERWGSLVNVLGGAVFPVGLMLVVLAGGELITGNMMSLSMALYAKKITLISVLNNWVWITLMNFIGAIFVAYCFGHLGGLTEGEYLNKTVAIAEGKLHESFGRTLILAIGCNWLVCLALWLAYGTSDFVGKIIGIWIPIMAFVVIGFQQVVANIFVISAVIFAGHLTWMDLAKNFVPVFIGNVIGGAGFVGFAYFACYQKQHSNMK, encoded by the coding sequence ATGGCATTTCATAAGCCGGAACAAATTGCTGAGCTTGTCATTGAGGCCGGTGTTCAAAAAGTAAGACAGACATTGCCAGCGATGCTTATTCTCGGTTTTTTAGGAGGAGCGTTTATTGCGATAGGTTTTTTACTTAACATTCGAGTTTTAGGGAATTTACCTGAGCGCTGGGGAAGTCTAGTTAATGTTTTAGGAGGGGCAGTATTTCCTGTTGGACTCATGCTCGTAGTATTAGCAGGAGGAGAATTAATTACGGGAAATATGATGTCACTGTCTATGGCGCTTTATGCAAAGAAAATTACATTGATAAGTGTACTGAATAACTGGGTTTGGATTACTCTCATGAATTTTATTGGGGCAATTTTCGTTGCGTATTGCTTTGGACATCTTGGCGGATTAACAGAGGGAGAGTATTTAAATAAAACGGTAGCGATAGCGGAAGGGAAGTTACATGAATCATTTGGGAGAACTTTAATTTTAGCAATTGGTTGTAATTGGCTCGTTTGTCTTGCTCTTTGGCTTGCTTACGGGACGAGTGATTTTGTCGGAAAAATCATCGGAATTTGGATTCCAATTATGGCATTTGTAGTCATTGGATTTCAGCAAGTAGTAGCAAATATATTTGTCATTTCCGCTGTTATTTTTGCGGGTCATCTAACGTGGATGGATCTGGCTAAAAATTTTGTTCCTGTTTTTATCGGAAATGTAATTGGAGGAGCTGGGTTTGTTGGTTTTGCTTACTTTGCTTGTTATCAGAAACAACATTCTAATATGAAATAG
- the moaA gene encoding GTP 3',8-cyclase MoaA, with protein sequence MKSVTLDKLQRPLKDLRISVTDRCNFRCRYCMPEEIFGPDYSFLSNDKILSFDEIERITRIFVSLGVRKLRITGGEPLLRRGLPKLIERLHKIDGVEDIGLTTNGSLLKKFAPDLYKAGLSRVTVSLDSLEEERFFYLNGNRSKVQRVLEGIQAAAEVGMKIKINMVVQKGKNEQDILQMAQYFKENRHILRFIEYMDVGNYNGWDLKEVVSKQEIVNTIHKVMPLERIEANYSGEVATRYRYIGSDEEIGIISSVTDSFCSSCTRARISAEGKLYTCLFASKGNDLRELLRSEHTDEDITDVVRDIWNNREDRYSDERLNHTNKKTIPKIEMSHIGG encoded by the coding sequence ATGAAATCTGTCACATTAGACAAGTTACAACGTCCGTTAAAGGATTTACGTATTTCAGTTACCGATCGCTGTAATTTTCGCTGTCGATATTGTATGCCAGAAGAAATATTTGGTCCTGATTACTCGTTTTTGTCTAATGATAAAATTTTATCTTTTGATGAAATTGAAAGGATAACTCGTATTTTCGTTTCTTTAGGTGTGAGAAAATTACGAATTACAGGCGGAGAACCGTTACTTCGAAGAGGGCTTCCAAAGCTTATTGAGCGGCTTCATAAAATAGATGGTGTGGAAGATATCGGTTTAACAACCAATGGATCGTTACTTAAAAAGTTTGCTCCTGATTTATATAAGGCGGGACTATCACGTGTAACAGTTAGCTTAGATTCCTTAGAAGAAGAGCGGTTTTTCTATTTAAATGGTAATAGGAGCAAAGTACAAAGGGTTCTGGAAGGAATACAGGCTGCTGCTGAAGTTGGTATGAAAATTAAAATAAATATGGTCGTTCAAAAAGGGAAAAATGAACAAGACATTTTGCAGATGGCGCAATACTTTAAGGAAAACAGGCATATTCTTCGTTTTATTGAGTATATGGACGTTGGAAATTATAATGGTTGGGATTTAAAAGAGGTCGTCTCTAAACAAGAAATAGTAAATACAATTCACAAAGTGATGCCGTTAGAACGGATAGAAGCAAATTATTCTGGTGAAGTGGCTACTAGGTATCGTTATATAGGAAGCGATGAGGAAATAGGTATTATTTCATCGGTAACAGATTCTTTTTGCTCCTCATGTACGAGAGCTCGTATTTCTGCAGAAGGAAAATTATATACCTGCTTATTTGCTTCTAAAGGAAATGATTTAAGAGAATTGCTTCGTTCTGAACATACAGATGAGGACATTACAGATGTAGTACGCGATATATGGAATAATAGGGAAGATCGTTATTCAGATGAACGCTTAAATCATACAAATAAGAAAACAATACCTAAAATTGAAATGTCACATATCGGTGGTTAA
- a CDS encoding molybdopterin-synthase adenylyltransferase MoeB has protein sequence MADRYSRQQLFKPIGSKGQEKIRNKHVLIVGAGALGSASAESFVRAGVGKLTIIDRDYVEWSNLQRQQLYSEQDAIEKMPKAIAAKNRLEQINSEVQIHAFVMDATLENMEGLLKNVDVIIDATDNFDIRFVINDLSQKHNIPWVYGSCVGSYGMSYTIIPQETPCLHCMLKNIPVTGVTCDTAGIISPTVQIVAAYQVAEALKILIEDFSAIRKTFFMFDIWNNQNHFIKLGKIKTDACLSCGLNRTYPYLSYENQTKAAVLCGRNTVQIRTVDNRKYNFDDIEKVLKKLGRVDRNPYLLSCQFDDYRIVFFRDGRVFIHGTNDISKAKQLYYRVFG, from the coding sequence ATGGCTGATCGGTATTCACGACAACAGTTGTTCAAACCAATTGGGAGTAAAGGACAAGAAAAAATTCGAAATAAACATGTGTTAATTGTAGGAGCAGGCGCATTAGGAAGTGCAAGTGCCGAAAGTTTCGTACGTGCAGGTGTTGGCAAGTTGACGATTATTGATCGTGACTACGTTGAATGGAGTAATTTACAAAGGCAACAATTGTACTCTGAACAAGATGCGATAGAGAAAATGCCGAAAGCAATTGCTGCAAAAAATCGGCTAGAACAAATTAATTCGGAAGTACAAATACATGCTTTCGTAATGGATGCAACTTTAGAAAATATGGAAGGTCTATTAAAAAATGTAGATGTAATCATTGATGCAACAGATAATTTTGATATTCGTTTTGTAATAAATGATTTATCACAAAAACATAATATTCCGTGGGTATATGGTTCTTGCGTTGGATCGTATGGTATGAGTTATACAATTATTCCGCAAGAGACACCGTGTTTACATTGTATGCTGAAAAATATTCCTGTTACAGGTGTGACATGTGATACCGCTGGAATTATTAGCCCGACTGTACAAATCGTCGCAGCATATCAAGTGGCGGAAGCACTCAAAATTTTAATAGAAGATTTTTCAGCAATTAGAAAAACATTTTTCATGTTTGATATATGGAATAATCAAAACCATTTTATAAAACTAGGAAAAATAAAAACAGACGCTTGTCTCTCATGCGGTTTGAATCGAACTTATCCTTATTTATCATACGAAAATCAAACGAAAGCAGCTGTTTTATGCGGAAGAAATACAGTTCAAATTAGAACAGTAGACAATAGGAAATACAATTTTGATGATATAGAAAAAGTATTAAAAAAACTGGGAAGAGTAGATCGGAATCCGTATTTACTATCTTGCCAATTCGATGATTACCGCATCGTTTTTTTTCGGGATGGTCGTGTTTTTATTCATGGTACAAATGATATTTCAAAAGCGAAACAACTATATTATCGCGTATTCGGTTAA
- the fdhD gene encoding formate dehydrogenase accessory sulfurtransferase FdhD: MKPIQVEREIFRYEQGAFKHIEDSIVTEFPVTIKMNGQEFVTMVSTPEYIEDMVIGFLASEGIIRKYEDIDDIWVQEKEGFVHVTTAKVNPYYEQMQNKRYITSCCGMSRQGFVFANDALSAKKMQGVHVQVAAEDCFRLMKEMQQSADTFHHTGGVHNAALCDVNGIILSRMDIGRHNALDKIYGYCLRNDISIKDKIIVFSGRISSEILLKVAKIGCEIILSKSAPTELALQLAEDLGITTIGFIRNQSLNVYTHPERVLNIK, translated from the coding sequence GTGAAACCGATACAGGTAGAAAGAGAAATCTTTCGTTATGAACAAGGGGCGTTTAAACATATAGAGGACAGCATTGTAACAGAGTTTCCAGTCACGATTAAAATGAACGGACAGGAGTTTGTTACAATGGTTAGTACTCCAGAATATATAGAAGATATGGTAATAGGCTTCTTAGCATCTGAAGGAATCATTCGAAAGTATGAAGATATTGATGACATATGGGTACAAGAGAAAGAAGGATTTGTACATGTCACGACGGCAAAAGTAAATCCGTATTACGAACAAATGCAAAATAAACGATATATTACGTCTTGTTGTGGTATGAGTAGGCAAGGGTTTGTTTTTGCTAATGATGCACTAAGTGCAAAAAAAATGCAGGGTGTCCATGTACAGGTTGCGGCAGAGGATTGTTTTCGGTTAATGAAAGAAATGCAGCAATCTGCGGATACGTTTCATCATACTGGCGGGGTTCATAATGCAGCTTTATGTGATGTGAATGGTATTATTTTAAGCCGAATGGATATTGGTAGGCATAATGCACTGGACAAAATTTACGGTTATTGTTTAAGAAACGATATTTCTATAAAAGATAAAATCATTGTTTTTAGTGGTCGTATTTCTTCGGAAATATTATTGAAAGTTGCAAAAATCGGTTGTGAAATTATACTATCAAAATCAGCTCCAACTGAGTTAGCTTTGCAACTAGCGGAAGATTTAGGTATTACGACAATAGGATTTATTCGGAATCAATCCTTAAATGTATATACGCATCCAGAGCGTGTTTTAAATATAAAATAA
- a CDS encoding DUF2294 domain-containing protein, whose product MSKKVHEFNDMIRKLRKELFGKGPERIHTVFAENMAIATLYGNLTPTEKFISSTMDGAEMVHMARTKMIQEVYAANSREHLEELVGAKLVNLFSDMKVEEDIAVSVFVFDKNIT is encoded by the coding sequence ATGTCAAAAAAAGTACATGAATTTAATGATATGATACGAAAACTTCGAAAGGAACTTTTCGGAAAAGGGCCAGAACGAATTCATACTGTTTTTGCAGAAAACATGGCGATTGCGACTCTTTATGGAAACTTAACACCTACTGAAAAATTCATTTCAAGTACGATGGACGGTGCGGAAATGGTTCATATGGCTAGAACGAAAATGATTCAAGAAGTATATGCTGCGAATTCCCGTGAACATTTGGAGGAACTTGTTGGAGCGAAATTAGTGAACCTATTTTCAGATATGAAAGTAGAAGAAGATATTGCAGTTTCGGTATTTGTTTTTGATAAAAATATAACGTGA